In Pygocentrus nattereri isolate fPygNat1 chromosome 30, fPygNat1.pri, whole genome shotgun sequence, the following proteins share a genomic window:
- the si:dkey-45d16.4 gene encoding uncharacterized protein si:dkey-45d16.4 isoform X1 — MERVAEMPSGDGFTMAGPSTTPRKRQVRFSARHDILLLREVIAQNPFTSKESGRIWARVGEIITAALQDENFEVDGRRCRERTMLLLDYYKKQDFPSLRRFGTERLYAQKEDLLHEVLELEAEKNLIASGEGKYQDEELKKRALEELALPEPDKPTMLPVTTAPTTVSGTLEPDEQEDLAELAAPTAKRPCQCCCQTYSEILSFLEKRSEAEQRLREEEMALRREELEIQRSKIALERERLGAERKERERRFELESQERQVILDLLKEKVLKSEKNSES, encoded by the exons ATGGAACGTGTGGCGGAGATGCCGAGCGGCGACG GGTTCACCATGGCCGGCCCCTCCACAACTCCCCGGAAGCGGCAGGTGCGTTTCTCTGCCCGTCATGACATCCTGCTCTTGCGGGAGGTCATCGCCCAGAACCCCTTCACCTCCAAAGAATCGGGTCGCATCTGGGCCCGAGTGGGGGAGATCATCACCGCTGCCCTGCAGGACGAGAACTTTGAGGTGGACGGCCGCAGATGCAGGGAGAGAACCATGCTGCTGCTCGACTACTATAAAAAACAGGACTTTCCCAGCCTGCGCAG GTTCGGCACAGAGAGGCTGTACGCTCAGAAGGAGGATCTGCTACACGAGGTTCTGGAGCTTGAAGCAGAGAAGAACCTGATAGCCAGCGGTGAGGGGAAATACCAGGATGAAGAGCTGAAGAAGAGAGCACTGGAAGAACTTGCACTTCCCGAGCCTGACAAACCCACCATGCTACCAGTCACGACAGCGCCAACTACGG TATCCGGGACGCTAGAGCCAGATGAGCAGGAGGACCTGGCTGAGTTGGCTGCGCCCACGGCCAAGCGTCCGTGCCAGTGCTGCTGCCAGACCTACTCCGAGATCCTGAGCTTTCTGGAAAAGCGCTCGGAGGCTGAGCAGCGGCTCCGTGAGGAAGAGATGGCGCTCCGCAGGGAGGAGCTGGAGATCCAGAGGAGTAAAATCGCTCTGGAGCGGGAGAGGCTTGGAGCCGAGAGGAAGGAACGGGAGCGGCGGTTTGAGCTGGAGAGCCAGGAAAGGCAGGTCATCCTCGACCTGCTGAAAGAGAAGGTCCTCAAGAGCGAGAAAAACTCAGAAAGCTGA
- the si:dkey-45d16.4 gene encoding uncharacterized protein si:dkey-45d16.4 isoform X2 → MAGPSTTPRKRQVRFSARHDILLLREVIAQNPFTSKESGRIWARVGEIITAALQDENFEVDGRRCRERTMLLLDYYKKQDFPSLRRFGTERLYAQKEDLLHEVLELEAEKNLIASGEGKYQDEELKKRALEELALPEPDKPTMLPVTTAPTTVSGTLEPDEQEDLAELAAPTAKRPCQCCCQTYSEILSFLEKRSEAEQRLREEEMALRREELEIQRSKIALERERLGAERKERERRFELESQERQVILDLLKEKVLKSEKNSES, encoded by the exons ATGGCCGGCCCCTCCACAACTCCCCGGAAGCGGCAGGTGCGTTTCTCTGCCCGTCATGACATCCTGCTCTTGCGGGAGGTCATCGCCCAGAACCCCTTCACCTCCAAAGAATCGGGTCGCATCTGGGCCCGAGTGGGGGAGATCATCACCGCTGCCCTGCAGGACGAGAACTTTGAGGTGGACGGCCGCAGATGCAGGGAGAGAACCATGCTGCTGCTCGACTACTATAAAAAACAGGACTTTCCCAGCCTGCGCAG GTTCGGCACAGAGAGGCTGTACGCTCAGAAGGAGGATCTGCTACACGAGGTTCTGGAGCTTGAAGCAGAGAAGAACCTGATAGCCAGCGGTGAGGGGAAATACCAGGATGAAGAGCTGAAGAAGAGAGCACTGGAAGAACTTGCACTTCCCGAGCCTGACAAACCCACCATGCTACCAGTCACGACAGCGCCAACTACGG TATCCGGGACGCTAGAGCCAGATGAGCAGGAGGACCTGGCTGAGTTGGCTGCGCCCACGGCCAAGCGTCCGTGCCAGTGCTGCTGCCAGACCTACTCCGAGATCCTGAGCTTTCTGGAAAAGCGCTCGGAGGCTGAGCAGCGGCTCCGTGAGGAAGAGATGGCGCTCCGCAGGGAGGAGCTGGAGATCCAGAGGAGTAAAATCGCTCTGGAGCGGGAGAGGCTTGGAGCCGAGAGGAAGGAACGGGAGCGGCGGTTTGAGCTGGAGAGCCAGGAAAGGCAGGTCATCCTCGACCTGCTGAAAGAGAAGGTCCTCAAGAGCGAGAAAAACTCAGAAAGCTGA